A section of the Streptomyces sp. CG1 genome encodes:
- a CDS encoding TadE/TadG family type IV pilus assembly protein: MLSGPSEPVCSSREPVHAWREPVHAWREPVHAWLRRRSASSRGPAADRGLSTVEVVILAPVMILFILVLVAFGQLVDGRGAIDGAARDAARAGSIQKDHALAMSEARKAAESDLADVCSGPVSVVQTSSGFNPDVDPFFTVEVSCQVRGLAMLGLDVPTQLSAHFSSPLDPYRRSA; the protein is encoded by the coding sequence ATGCTCTCCGGGCCGAGTGAACCGGTGTGCTCCTCACGCGAACCGGTGCACGCCTGGCGGGAGCCGGTGCACGCCTGGCGGGAGCCGGTGCACGCCTGGCTGAGAAGGCGATCCGCCTCCAGCCGCGGGCCGGCCGCCGACCGTGGCCTGTCCACGGTCGAGGTCGTCATCCTCGCCCCCGTGATGATCCTCTTCATCCTGGTGCTGGTGGCCTTCGGGCAACTCGTCGACGGGCGGGGCGCGATCGACGGCGCGGCCCGGGACGCGGCACGGGCCGGATCCATCCAGAAGGACCACGCGCTCGCGATGTCCGAGGCGCGCAAGGCCGCGGAGTCGGATCTGGCGGATGTCTGTTCCGGGCCGGTCTCGGTGGTCCAGACGAGCAGCGGTTTCAACCCGGACGTCGACCCGTTCTTCACGGTGGAGGTCAGCTGCCAGGTCCGGGGCCTCGCTATGCTGGGCCTGGACGTGCCGACCCAGCTCTCCGCCCACTTCTCCTCCCCGCTGGACCCGTACCGGAGGTCCGCGTGA
- a CDS encoding TadE/TadG family type IV pilus assembly protein codes for MRDVVRTWWAARRSRLDDTGSGAGAVIIFALVFLSLAAFVIDGGLSISKRERAADIAEQAARYAAQDIDKDALYENAGGAAPIKYQDCDARVKAFAREMGMNAADIGATHCVAADAAHVEVEVQLTYQPVFTGLFYGGDVVVHGRSDAKNEVG; via the coding sequence GTGAGAGACGTCGTACGCACCTGGTGGGCCGCGCGCCGAAGCCGCCTGGACGACACGGGCTCCGGCGCGGGGGCGGTCATCATCTTCGCCCTGGTCTTCCTCTCCCTGGCGGCCTTCGTCATCGACGGCGGCCTGTCCATCTCCAAGCGGGAACGCGCCGCCGACATCGCGGAACAGGCCGCCCGGTACGCCGCGCAGGACATCGACAAGGACGCCCTGTACGAGAACGCGGGCGGCGCGGCGCCGATCAAGTACCAGGACTGCGACGCCCGGGTGAAGGCGTTCGCGCGCGAGATGGGCATGAACGCCGCGGACATCGGCGCGACGCACTGCGTCGCGGCCGACGCCGCGCATGTGGAGGTCGAGGTCCAGCTGACCTACCAGCCAGTGTTCACGGGCCTGTTCTACGGCGGCGACGTGGTCGTACACGGCCGCTCGGATGCGAAGAACGAGGTCGGCTGA
- a CDS encoding BTAD domain-containing putative transcriptional regulator, translating into MARRSTSSSTGSPTGPRNRTPQPVRVRQRTFGDFVMAFLAFVALLALVVGVPGALAYFVGWPLPHGLPSQDWLTQEITVQTFLHVLTVVVWFAWAQFTACVLVEIRAAVSGVGLPGRVPGAGPSQLLARQLVTALLLVGATAASLTPGLSQLGHNSGPEGNHKGTVAAAQQTPGLLSEQQAKAAAAAVAEQADHVAAQAWADGGKHGATKFYRIQPPEGRHHDSLWEIAQRHLGDGRRYKEIYELNKDRLQADGSRLTEASLIRPGWIMEMPGDAHGGELVEMPDAHISHAAQKQIQQYDKSGHHAHEQGHHAHGPERHAQGGGHVSLPEQRGSAEGAGADGAGQQTREHATASQGHSFGLSEALVGAPLLAAGLLAALGHRRRQALWQSALATVGGRRGMAPPTPTGDAQNAQDALFVGADPEAVRLLDRSLRGLAAALAAESRPLPVVYAAWLSHGDLHLQLAQPAGKPPAPWRPGQDQTFWMLSRADAERYGDTDTAAPYPGLVSLGTMDDSRLLLNLEAVPGIVSLSGRESDRAAVFASVAAELATSGWSDRMTITVVGFGEDLTALAPNRLRHLDGIEALIETMEAETRQRRGALGAAGHDSVLTGRTGPAQHTRWAPHLVLLAAQPSAADAVKLAELAADASRLGIGYLVGTETDELPGAAWEMQITHEGKLLAPLLGLELNAQLLPAAQQRAVVELFAQVDPDRDPDGPTTTPPFLVDISEQGRPAVYARLVGPYEIIGLDTPEDERSVLLQEALAQLLMHREGVHPRVLAAGLWPRGVTEDVRDALIERLRVWLGTDPDGSPRMRADADGRLILAESVVSDLDVLRSLYHEATQGKGVGNRAVRGRLLTDALGLVRGPLLEGRPKDRYGWLSHEIIDAQLPLLVADIGLALSEFHLEKDRAEKAIEALEAALKTAPTDERLWNESLRATHATADPDRLRARAADLLSRSGARGLPPRTEALLDELLPTWREGVAAAG; encoded by the coding sequence ATGGCGCGACGCAGCACATCAAGCTCGACGGGAAGCCCGACGGGCCCGCGGAACCGGACACCCCAGCCGGTGCGCGTGCGCCAGCGTACGTTCGGGGACTTCGTCATGGCGTTCCTCGCGTTCGTCGCGCTGCTCGCGCTCGTCGTCGGTGTACCCGGCGCGCTGGCCTACTTCGTCGGCTGGCCGCTGCCGCACGGGCTGCCGTCGCAGGACTGGCTGACGCAGGAGATCACCGTGCAGACCTTCCTGCACGTCCTCACCGTCGTCGTCTGGTTCGCCTGGGCCCAGTTCACGGCCTGTGTGCTCGTGGAGATCAGGGCCGCCGTCTCCGGTGTCGGCCTGCCGGGCCGCGTCCCGGGCGCCGGCCCCAGCCAGTTGCTCGCGCGGCAGCTCGTCACCGCGCTGCTCCTCGTGGGGGCCACCGCCGCCAGCCTCACGCCCGGGCTGTCGCAGCTCGGGCACAACTCCGGCCCGGAGGGCAACCACAAGGGCACGGTCGCCGCCGCCCAGCAGACCCCGGGGCTGCTCTCCGAGCAGCAGGCCAAGGCCGCCGCGGCGGCCGTCGCCGAACAGGCGGACCACGTCGCGGCGCAGGCCTGGGCCGACGGCGGCAAGCACGGAGCCACCAAGTTCTACCGGATCCAGCCGCCCGAGGGCCGCCACCACGACTCCCTGTGGGAGATAGCCCAGCGCCACCTCGGCGACGGCCGCCGGTACAAGGAGATCTACGAACTCAACAAGGACCGTCTCCAGGCCGACGGCTCCCGCCTCACCGAGGCCAGCCTGATCCGTCCCGGCTGGATCATGGAGATGCCCGGCGACGCCCACGGCGGCGAACTCGTCGAGATGCCCGACGCGCACATCTCCCATGCCGCGCAGAAGCAGATCCAGCAGTACGACAAGTCCGGCCACCACGCCCACGAACAGGGCCACCACGCTCACGGACCAGAGCGGCACGCCCAGGGCGGCGGCCATGTGTCCCTGCCCGAGCAGCGAGGGTCGGCCGAGGGCGCAGGCGCGGACGGCGCCGGACAGCAGACCCGGGAGCACGCCACCGCTTCCCAGGGCCACTCCTTCGGCCTGTCCGAAGCCCTCGTCGGCGCCCCCCTGCTGGCCGCCGGTCTGCTCGCCGCCCTCGGCCACCGGCGCCGGCAGGCGCTGTGGCAGTCCGCGCTCGCCACCGTCGGCGGCCGCCGCGGCATGGCACCACCCACGCCGACCGGTGACGCCCAGAACGCCCAGGACGCGCTGTTCGTCGGCGCCGACCCCGAGGCCGTACGGCTGCTGGACCGGTCGCTGCGCGGGCTCGCCGCCGCCCTCGCCGCCGAGTCCCGCCCGCTGCCCGTCGTCTACGCCGCCTGGCTGAGCCACGGCGACCTGCACCTCCAGCTCGCCCAGCCCGCCGGAAAGCCGCCGGCGCCCTGGCGGCCGGGGCAGGACCAGACGTTCTGGATGCTGTCCCGCGCGGATGCCGAGCGCTACGGCGACACCGACACCGCCGCTCCCTACCCCGGCCTGGTCAGCCTCGGCACCATGGACGACTCCCGGCTGCTGCTGAACCTCGAGGCGGTGCCCGGCATCGTCTCGCTGAGCGGCCGGGAATCCGACCGGGCCGCCGTGTTCGCCTCGGTCGCCGCCGAACTCGCCACCAGCGGCTGGTCGGACCGCATGACCATCACCGTCGTCGGCTTCGGAGAGGACCTCACCGCGCTTGCGCCCAACCGGCTGCGCCACCTCGACGGCATCGAGGCGCTGATCGAGACCATGGAGGCCGAGACCCGGCAGCGGCGCGGCGCACTCGGTGCCGCCGGCCACGACTCCGTCCTCACCGGACGCACCGGCCCCGCCCAGCACACCCGTTGGGCTCCCCACCTGGTACTGCTGGCCGCGCAGCCCTCCGCCGCGGACGCGGTCAAGCTCGCCGAACTCGCCGCCGACGCCAGCCGCCTCGGCATCGGCTACCTCGTCGGCACGGAGACCGACGAACTGCCCGGCGCCGCCTGGGAGATGCAGATCACCCACGAGGGCAAGCTGCTCGCCCCGCTGCTCGGACTGGAGCTGAACGCCCAGTTGCTGCCGGCCGCGCAACAGCGCGCGGTCGTGGAGCTGTTCGCCCAGGTCGACCCGGATCGCGACCCGGACGGCCCGACCACCACCCCGCCCTTCCTCGTCGACATCAGCGAACAGGGCCGGCCCGCGGTGTACGCGCGCCTCGTCGGGCCGTACGAGATCATCGGCCTCGACACTCCGGAGGACGAGCGCAGCGTTCTGCTCCAGGAGGCGCTCGCGCAGCTGCTCATGCACCGGGAGGGTGTCCACCCGCGCGTGCTCGCTGCCGGGCTGTGGCCCCGTGGTGTGACCGAGGACGTCCGCGACGCCCTCATCGAGCGGCTGCGCGTCTGGCTGGGCACCGACCCCGACGGCAGCCCCCGGATGCGGGCCGACGCGGACGGCCGGCTCATCCTCGCCGAGTCCGTCGTCTCCGACCTGGACGTGCTGCGCTCCCTCTATCACGAGGCCACCCAGGGCAAGGGCGTCGGCAACCGTGCGGTCCGCGGGCGTCTGCTCACCGACGCGCTGGGGCTCGTGCGCGGCCCGCTCCTCGAAGGCCGCCCCAAGGACCGGTACGGATGGCTCAGCCACGAGATCATCGACGCCCAGCTCCCGCTGCTGGTCGCGGACATCGGGCTCGCGCTCTCGGAGTTCCACCTGGAGAAGGACCGCGCGGAGAAGGCGATCGAGGCACTTGAGGCGGCCCTGAAGACGGCGCCGACGGACGAACGCCTGTGGAACGAGTCGCTGCGCGCCACCCACGCCACCGCCGACCCGGACCGCCTGCGCGCCCGCGCCGCCGACCTGCTGTCCCGCAGCGGCGCCCGTGGCCTCCCACCGCGCACCGAGGCTCTTCTCGACGAACTCCTGCCGACCTGGCGCGAGGGCGTCGCCGCGGCCGGATGA
- a CDS encoding prepilin peptidase, with translation MSEALLWALAALWGTAAGGLLPRAAYRFTVPAGEGWRDRCPQGHALRGWLGPARCGECARGGARLTEPPHPAEAQQDTEAPYAAESSHAAEPSYVAEPSHACPSPPTATPPGVPSTPPAASSTPPRVPSAPLLALATALTCVALTVATGARPELVVWLLLAPVGVLLAVIDFRVQRLPDPLTLPLAVAALALLGFAALLPGHAGHWLTALYGALALGAGYFVLFLINPSGMGFGDVKLAVGMGAVLGWYGWATVLLGTFAGFLLGAVYGGALVVVRRAGRKTAIAFGPFLIAGAFLGLLAGAYAA, from the coding sequence ATGAGCGAGGCACTGCTGTGGGCCCTCGCCGCGCTGTGGGGCACGGCGGCGGGCGGGCTGCTCCCGAGAGCCGCCTACCGCTTCACCGTCCCGGCGGGGGAGGGCTGGCGAGATCGGTGCCCGCAGGGACATGCGCTCCGGGGCTGGCTCGGACCGGCGCGCTGCGGGGAGTGCGCACGGGGTGGCGCACGTCTTACTGAACCGCCGCACCCGGCCGAGGCTCAGCAGGACACCGAGGCGCCGTACGCGGCCGAGTCCTCGCATGCCGCCGAGCCGTCATACGTGGCCGAGCCCTCGCATGCGTGCCCCTCTCCGCCCACCGCCACCCCGCCCGGGGTCCCGTCCACCCCGCCGGCGGCTTCCTCCACCCCGCCGAGGGTCCCCTCCGCCCCGCTCCTCGCGCTCGCCACCGCCCTGACCTGTGTCGCTCTCACTGTCGCCACCGGCGCCCGCCCGGAGCTGGTGGTCTGGCTGCTGCTCGCGCCCGTCGGGGTGCTGCTGGCCGTGATCGACTTCCGGGTGCAGCGGCTGCCCGACCCGCTGACCCTGCCGCTCGCCGTGGCCGCCCTCGCCCTGCTGGGCTTCGCCGCGCTGCTGCCCGGGCACGCCGGGCATTGGCTCACCGCGCTGTACGGCGCACTCGCCCTGGGCGCCGGCTATTTCGTGCTGTTTCTTATCAACCCGTCCGGAATGGGCTTCGGCGATGTGAAGCTGGCCGTTGGTATGGGCGCCGTACTCGGCTGGTACGGCTGGGCCACGGTCCTCCTCGGCACCTTCGCCGGCTTTCTGCTCGGCGCGGTGTACGGGGGTGCGCTCGTCGTCGTACGGCGGGCCGGGCGCAAGACGGCGATCGCGTTCGGGCCGTTCCTGATCGCGGGGGCGTTCCTGGGGCTGCTGGCGGGGGCGTACGCGGCGTAG
- the mqnC gene encoding cyclic dehypoxanthinyl futalosine synthase, which translates to MTEKADLQSVLDRAAAGGRITPEEALDLYRDAPLHALGTAADAVRRRKYAGIEHIATYIIERNINYTNVCVTACKFCAFYAAPKDKDKGWTRDLDDILRRCAETVELGGTQIMFQGGHHPDYGVEYYEKHFKAIKDAFPQLVIHSLGASEVEHMARISGVSVEEAITRIHEAGLDSFAGAGAELLPERPRKAIAPLKESGERWLEIMETAHKLGVESTSTMLMGTGETNAERIEHLRMIRDVQDRTGGFRAFIPYTYQPENNHLKGRTQATLFEYLRMIAIARLFLDNVQHIQGSWLTTGKEVGQLSLHYGADDLGSIMLEENVVSSAGAKHRSNRLEIIDLIRKAGRVPAQRATTYEHLVVHDDPANDPVDDRVVSHFSSTAIAGGTAHPELKLLASN; encoded by the coding sequence GTGACCGAGAAGGCCGACCTCCAGTCTGTCCTCGACCGTGCCGCAGCCGGTGGGCGGATCACCCCGGAAGAGGCGCTCGACCTCTACCGCGACGCCCCGCTGCACGCGCTGGGCACCGCCGCCGACGCCGTACGCCGGCGCAAGTACGCCGGTATCGAGCACATCGCGACGTACATCATCGAGCGCAACATCAACTACACGAACGTGTGCGTCACGGCGTGCAAGTTCTGCGCCTTCTACGCGGCCCCCAAGGACAAGGACAAGGGCTGGACCCGCGACCTCGACGACATCCTGCGCCGTTGCGCGGAGACCGTCGAGCTGGGCGGCACCCAGATCATGTTCCAGGGCGGCCACCACCCGGACTACGGCGTCGAGTACTACGAGAAGCACTTCAAGGCCATCAAGGACGCCTTCCCGCAGCTGGTGATCCACAGCCTGGGTGCCTCCGAGGTCGAGCACATGGCCCGCATCTCCGGCGTCTCGGTCGAGGAGGCCATCACCCGGATCCACGAGGCCGGCCTCGACTCCTTCGCCGGCGCCGGCGCGGAACTCCTTCCCGAGCGCCCCCGCAAGGCCATCGCGCCGCTCAAGGAGTCCGGCGAGCGCTGGCTGGAGATCATGGAGACGGCGCACAAGCTGGGCGTGGAGTCGACGTCCACCATGCTGATGGGCACCGGCGAGACCAACGCCGAGCGCATCGAGCACCTGCGCATGATCCGGGACGTCCAGGACCGCACGGGCGGCTTCCGGGCCTTCATCCCGTACACCTACCAGCCCGAGAACAACCACCTCAAGGGCCGCACCCAGGCCACGCTCTTCGAGTACCTGCGCATGATCGCGATCGCCCGCCTCTTCCTGGACAACGTCCAGCACATCCAGGGCTCGTGGCTCACCACCGGCAAGGAGGTCGGCCAGCTGTCGCTGCACTACGGCGCGGACGATCTCGGCTCGATCATGCTGGAGGAGAACGTCGTCTCCTCGGCCGGCGCCAAGCACCGCTCCAACCGCCTGGAGATCATCGACCTGATCCGCAAGGCGGGCCGCGTCCCGGCGCAGCGCGCCACGACGTACGAGCACCTGGTCGTCCACGACGACCCCGCGAACGACCCCGTCGACGACCGCGTGGTCTCCCATTTCTCCTCCACGGCCATCGCGGGCGGCACGGCCCACCCCGAACTGAAGCTGCTGGCCTCCAACTAG
- a CDS encoding demethylmenaquinone methyltransferase gives MTRASLNKQPHEVASMFDDVAERYDLTNDVLSLGQDRRWRKEVAQAVDARPAQKVLDLAAGTATSSLPFARTGAYVVPCDFSLGMLQVGKKKHTWLPFTAGDATRLPFKDDTFDAVTISFGLRNVQDTDAALREMYRVTRPGGRVVICEFSHPTWAPFRTVYTEYLMRALPPVARAVSSNPDAYVYLADSIRAWPDQPALAERLRKAGWSKVAWRNLTGGVVALHRGFKES, from the coding sequence GTGACCCGCGCTTCCCTGAACAAGCAGCCGCACGAAGTCGCCTCGATGTTCGACGACGTGGCGGAACGGTACGACCTGACGAACGACGTGCTGTCGCTCGGCCAGGACCGGCGCTGGCGCAAGGAGGTGGCGCAGGCGGTCGACGCGCGCCCCGCGCAGAAGGTCCTCGACCTGGCCGCCGGTACGGCCACCTCCTCGCTGCCCTTCGCACGGACGGGCGCGTACGTCGTCCCCTGTGACTTCTCGCTCGGGATGCTCCAGGTCGGCAAGAAGAAGCACACCTGGCTGCCGTTCACGGCCGGCGACGCGACCAGGCTGCCGTTCAAGGACGACACCTTCGACGCCGTGACGATCTCCTTCGGGCTGCGCAACGTCCAGGACACGGACGCGGCCCTGCGCGAGATGTACCGGGTGACCCGGCCCGGCGGGCGCGTGGTGATCTGCGAGTTCTCGCACCCGACCTGGGCGCCGTTCCGCACCGTCTACACCGAGTACCTGATGCGGGCGCTGCCGCCGGTCGCCCGCGCGGTCTCCTCGAACCCGGACGCCTACGTCTACCTGGCCGACTCCATCCGCGCCTGGCCCGACCAGCCCGCCCTCGCCGAACGGCTGCGCAAGGCGGGCTGGTCCAAGGTGGCCTGGCGCAACCTCACCGGCGGCGTGGTCGCACTGCACCGGGGCTTCAAGGAGAGCTGA
- a CDS encoding PASTA domain-containing protein, with the protein MRVPRLVGLMAVDARETARAQGLFLNAPDRPDFHLTVVDYVVRQYPQPGAEVPRESMVYVWFDFGDGEGGGGVREPRIPRPPAGGMQRELGEPGDAFEMINR; encoded by the coding sequence GTGCGCGTGCCGCGGCTGGTCGGACTGATGGCCGTGGACGCGCGCGAAACGGCCCGGGCGCAGGGCCTGTTCCTCAACGCGCCCGACCGCCCGGACTTCCACCTCACGGTCGTCGACTACGTCGTACGCCAGTACCCGCAGCCCGGCGCCGAGGTGCCGCGGGAGTCGATGGTGTACGTGTGGTTCGACTTCGGTGACGGAGAGGGCGGCGGGGGCGTGCGCGAGCCCCGCATCCCACGGCCGCCCGCAGGCGGAATGCAACGCGAACTCGGTGAGCCCGGTGACGCCTTCGAGATGATCAACCGCTGA
- a CDS encoding GNAT family N-acetyltransferase has protein sequence MNRPLPAVRLRVPTHEDAIAWHRVFGDPEVMEFYGGRPAALSVYEELTARQRRHDAELGFCLWTMLDESGEVIGFTGAQPWRPGWGPVGEIEIGWRLGRAHWGKGYVTAAARETLRRVRAAGVRQVVALVRPGNERSIAVTRRLGMEPAETYPHPTLDERALCFRLTLNYGQ, from the coding sequence GTGAACCGACCCCTCCCCGCGGTACGGCTGCGCGTCCCCACCCATGAGGACGCGATCGCCTGGCACCGGGTCTTCGGCGACCCCGAGGTCATGGAGTTCTACGGCGGCAGGCCGGCCGCGCTGTCGGTCTACGAGGAACTCACCGCGCGGCAGCGACGGCACGACGCGGAACTCGGCTTCTGTCTGTGGACCATGCTGGACGAGTCCGGCGAGGTGATCGGCTTCACCGGAGCGCAGCCCTGGCGGCCCGGCTGGGGTCCGGTCGGCGAGATAGAGATCGGCTGGCGGCTCGGACGCGCGCACTGGGGCAAGGGCTATGTCACCGCGGCCGCGCGCGAGACGCTGCGGCGGGTGCGGGCGGCCGGGGTGCGGCAGGTGGTGGCGCTGGTCCGGCCGGGCAACGAGCGGTCGATCGCGGTGACCCGCCGGCTCGGCATGGAGCCGGCGGAGACCTACCCGCATCCCACGCTGGACGAGCGGGCCCTCTGCTTCCGACTCACACTCAATTACGGACAGTAA
- a CDS encoding geranylgeranyl reductase family protein, giving the protein MTVVKEPLSENTADVIVVGAGPAGSTTAYHLAKAGLDVLLLEKTEFPREKVCGDGLTPRAVKQLVAMGIDISEEAGWLRNKGLRIIGGGSRLQLDWPDLAAYPNYGLVRKRDDFDEQLARNAQKAGARLYERCNVSGPVLDDRTGRITGVTAKLGEEKREVTFHAPLVVAADGNSTRLSLAMGLHRREDRPMGVAVRTYFESPRHEDDYLESWLELWDRRGPQDRLLPGYGWIFGMGDGTSNVGLGVLNTSAAFKELDWREILKAWCASMPEDWGYTPENMTGPIRGAALPMAFNRQPHYTRGLLLVGDAGGLVNPFNGEGIAYAMESGQIAADVIVQAHARATPAQREIALQRYPRVLKDTYGGYYTLGRAFVKLIGNPKVMQIAAQRGLTHPLLMKFTLKLLANLTDPTGGDAMDRIINGLSKVAPKA; this is encoded by the coding sequence GTGACCGTCGTGAAGGAGCCCCTCTCCGAGAACACCGCCGATGTGATCGTTGTCGGCGCGGGGCCGGCCGGCTCCACCACCGCGTACCACCTCGCCAAGGCCGGTCTCGACGTCCTGCTCCTGGAGAAGACCGAGTTCCCGCGCGAGAAGGTCTGCGGCGACGGCCTCACCCCGCGCGCGGTGAAGCAACTCGTGGCCATGGGCATCGACATCTCCGAAGAGGCCGGCTGGCTGCGCAACAAGGGCCTGCGCATCATCGGCGGCGGCTCCCGACTCCAGCTGGACTGGCCGGATCTCGCCGCTTACCCGAACTACGGCCTCGTCCGCAAGCGTGACGACTTCGACGAGCAACTCGCCCGCAACGCCCAGAAGGCCGGCGCCCGCCTCTACGAGCGCTGCAACGTCTCCGGCCCCGTCCTCGACGACCGCACCGGCCGTATCACCGGCGTCACCGCCAAGCTCGGCGAGGAGAAGCGCGAGGTCACCTTCCACGCGCCTTTGGTGGTGGCCGCCGACGGCAACTCCACCCGCCTGTCCCTCGCGATGGGCCTGCACCGCCGCGAGGACCGCCCCATGGGTGTCGCGGTCCGGACGTATTTCGAGAGCCCCCGCCACGAGGACGACTACCTGGAGTCCTGGCTGGAGCTGTGGGACCGCCGCGGCCCCCAGGACCGTCTGCTCCCCGGCTACGGCTGGATCTTCGGCATGGGTGACGGTACGTCCAACGTCGGCCTCGGCGTGCTCAACACCTCCGCCGCCTTCAAGGAGCTGGACTGGCGCGAGATCCTCAAGGCCTGGTGCGCCTCCATGCCCGAGGACTGGGGCTACACCCCCGAGAACATGACCGGCCCCATCCGCGGCGCCGCCCTGCCCATGGCCTTCAACCGCCAGCCGCACTACACGCGCGGACTGCTGCTGGTCGGCGACGCCGGCGGTCTGGTGAACCCCTTCAACGGCGAGGGCATCGCCTACGCCATGGAGTCCGGCCAGATCGCCGCCGACGTCATCGTCCAGGCCCACGCGCGGGCCACGCCCGCCCAGCGCGAGATCGCCCTGCAGCGCTACCCGCGCGTCCTCAAGGACACCTACGGCGGCTACTACACGCTCGGCCGCGCCTTCGTGAAGCTCATCGGCAACCCGAAGGTCATGCAGATCGCCGCCCAGCGCGGCCTCACGCACCCGCTGCTGATGAAGTTCACCCTCAAGCTCCTCGCGAACCTCACCGACCCCACGGGCGGCGACGCGATGGACCGCATCATCAACGGCCTGAGCAAGGTGGCCCCGAAGGCGTGA
- the def gene encoding peptide deformylase codes for MPRVFVQGRPADYHPRHTPEARRGAVRRITEVGEGVLHRPCRDVTEFGPDLAALIDDMFLTLYVAEGAGLAANQVGVDLRLFVYDCPDDDGVRHVGHIVNPVLETPTRGRRLLDEGEGCLSVPGAVMAVPRPDRAVVRGQDKDGSLVVIEGTGYFARCLIHETDHTNGYLYLDRLSKREKKDALRQMADRRDEVFARRAAQAEELSRA; via the coding sequence ATGCCACGCGTGTTCGTACAGGGAAGGCCCGCCGACTATCACCCCCGCCACACCCCCGAGGCCCGGCGCGGTGCGGTGCGCCGCATCACCGAGGTCGGCGAGGGGGTCCTGCACAGGCCGTGCCGGGACGTCACGGAGTTCGGGCCCGACCTCGCCGCACTCATCGACGACATGTTCCTCACCCTGTATGTCGCCGAAGGGGCGGGACTGGCGGCGAATCAGGTCGGCGTCGATCTTCGGCTCTTCGTGTACGACTGCCCCGACGACGACGGTGTCCGACATGTCGGACACATCGTCAACCCGGTGCTCGAAACGCCCACGCGCGGGCGGCGGTTGCTGGACGAGGGCGAGGGCTGCCTGTCGGTGCCGGGTGCCGTGATGGCCGTACCGCGGCCGGACCGGGCCGTCGTGCGCGGGCAGGACAAGGACGGCAGCCTGGTCGTCATCGAGGGCACGGGGTACTTCGCGCGCTGCCTCATCCACGAGACCGACCACACCAACGGATACCTGTACCTGGATCGGCTCTCCAAGCGGGAGAAAAAGGACGCGCTACGGCAAATGGCGGACCGGCGGGACGAGGTGTTCGCCCGCCGGGCCGCCCAGGCCGAGGAACTGAGCCGGGCCTAG
- a CDS encoding C40 family peptidase: protein MSHTAHIRSHRKPRRSASSLAMRAGVAGGVLSSLAVAGASGSANASEPVTQTLELPTLTADLAAQAAKSADATQQAAANYQLQAERDAAAANAAKQAKADLAEAKQKAAEAKKKADEAARQEAAARASRNAERTTLSATSDSGSTSTATGSAASVISFVKAQIGKSYVMGASGPSAYDCSGLVQAAFKEIGVSLPRVSQDQSTSGTQVSLSNLQPGDILYWGSAGSAYHVAVYVGDGMFVGAQNPSTGIVEKPLSYDPPTGAVRVL from the coding sequence ATGTCCCACACCGCTCACATACGCAGCCACCGGAAGCCCCGCCGCAGCGCGTCGTCCCTCGCGATGCGGGCCGGAGTTGCCGGTGGCGTCCTCAGCTCCCTGGCAGTCGCCGGGGCGTCCGGCTCGGCGAACGCCTCCGAGCCGGTGACGCAGACCCTCGAACTGCCCACCCTGACGGCCGACCTGGCCGCTCAGGCTGCCAAGTCCGCGGACGCCACCCAGCAGGCCGCCGCGAACTACCAGCTGCAGGCCGAGCGTGACGCGGCCGCCGCAAACGCCGCGAAGCAGGCCAAGGCGGACCTCGCCGAGGCCAAGCAGAAGGCCGCAGAGGCCAAGAAGAAGGCCGACGAGGCCGCCCGCCAGGAGGCCGCCGCCCGTGCCTCCCGCAACGCGGAGCGGACGACCCTCTCCGCCACGTCGGACTCCGGCAGCACGTCCACGGCGACCGGTTCAGCCGCGTCCGTCATCTCCTTCGTGAAGGCGCAGATCGGCAAGTCCTACGTCATGGGCGCCTCCGGCCCGAGCGCCTACGACTGCTCCGGCCTGGTCCAGGCCGCCTTCAAGGAGATCGGCGTCAGCCTGCCTCGCGTCTCCCAGGACCAGTCGACCTCCGGCACGCAGGTCTCACTGAGCAACCTGCAGCCGGGCGACATCCTCTACTGGGGCAGCGCGGGCAGCGCGTACCACGTAGCGGTGTACGTCGGCGACGGTATGTTCGTCGGCGCGCAGAACCCCTCCACCGGCATCGTCGAGAAGCCGCTGTCGTACGACCCGCCGACCGGCGCCGTCCGGGTGCTCTGA